From Carassius auratus strain Wakin chromosome 10, ASM336829v1, whole genome shotgun sequence, a single genomic window includes:
- the cuedc1a gene encoding CUE domain-containing protein 1a isoform X1: protein MMTSLFRRSNANSNQASGTRGGDAASGELNNRRPPRQVRRLEFSQAMDDFKTMFPSMEHEVIECVLRANHGAVDSTIDQLLQMSLDSQATDDSSDSEDSIPPEILGRTLEPDSSDEEPPPIYAPPSYDMHIFDRKHPADVPSTPPPRFNDYPPPGHQQVGRYRNWNPPLLGNLPDDFLRILPQQSETLQRSQSNLSQPSSSSSSSLSSLTQLSSSSSALSGGVWSSEQDRKLKQYLEDERIALFLQNQEFMKELQRNRDFLIALEIDRQRCEKTQCGHSSACTENSTEGDNCDSASEEACSSVSDDALFLEKLKHMRKSTRKKLFEIARSFSEKTRRKKSKKRVLPKHQSYPHISSPDSRCLQFAPILGSATSTVNLLEEVEGPPLGREEGEESKEVM from the exons ATGATGACCAGTCTTTTCCGCCGGAGTAACGCGAACAGTAACCAGGCCAGCGGTACGCGAGGGGGCGATGCTGCCTCAGGAGAGCTCAATAACAGGAGGCCTCCACGTCAGGTCCGGCGTTTGGAGTTTAGCCAGGCTATGGATGACTTTAAGACGATGTTCCCCAGCATGGAGCATGAGGTTATCGAGTGTGTCTTGAGGGCCAACCATGGTGCTGTCGACTCCACAATTGACCAGCTACTGCAGATGAGCTTGGACAGCCAGGCCACAGATGACAGCTCAGATTCTGAGGACAGCATCCCTCCAGAG ATCCTGGGGAGAACGCTTGAGCCGGACAGCTCAGATGAGGAGCCTCCACCCATCTACGCGCCACCCTCCTATGACATGCACATCTTTGACAGAAAACATCCTGCAGATGTTCCATCCACACCACCACCCAG GTTCAATGATTATCCACCTCCTGGGCATCAGCAGGTCGGCAGATACAGGAACTGGAATCCACCGTTACTAGGCAACCTCCCTGATGACTTCCTGCGTATCCTGCCTCAGCAGTCAGAAACTCTTCAG CGTTCTCAGAGCAACCTGTCTCagccttcctcctcctcctcttcctccctgtCGTCCCTGACGCAGCTTTCATCCAGCAGCAGTGCCCTGTCAGGTGGTGTTTGGTCATCTGAACAGGACAGGAAGTTGAAACAGTACTTAGAGGATGAGCGAATAGCCCTTTTCCTGCAGAATCAGGAGTTCATGAAAGAGCTACAGCGTAACAGAGACTTCCTCATAGCTTTGGAGATAg ATCGTCAGAGGTGTGAGAAAACACAGTGTGGTCATTCATCTGCTTGCACGGAGAATTCCACCGAAG GTGATAATTGTGACTCGGCGTCTGAAGAGGCCTGTTCATCAGTCTCTGATGATGCCCTATTCCTGGAGAAACTCAAGCACATGCGCAAAT CTACAAGGAAGAAGCTCTTTGAAATTGCTAGATCATTCTCGGAGAAGACTAGAAGAAAGAAGTCCAAAAAGCGAGTTCTGCCCAAACACCAGTCATATCCTCACATCTCCAGCCCTGACAGTCGCTGCCTGCAGTTTGcacctat TCTGGGCTCTGCAACCTCCACCGTCAATCTCCTGGAAGAAGTAGAGGGTCCGCCATTGG GAAGAGAGGAAGGGGAGGAGTCAAAGGAAGTGATGTAA
- the cuedc1a gene encoding CUE domain-containing protein 1a isoform X4 → MMTSLFRRSNANSNQASGTRGGDAASGELNNRRPPRQVRRLEFSQAMDDFKTMFPSMEHEVIECVLRANHGAVDSTIDQLLQMSLDSQATDDSSDSEDSIPPEILGRTLEPDSSDEEPPPIYAPPSYDMHIFDRKHPADVPSTPPPRFNDYPPPGHQQVGRYRNWNPPLLGNLPDDFLRILPQQSETLQRSQSNLSQPSSSSSSSLSSLTQLSSSSSALSGGVWSSEQDRKLKQYLEDERIALFLQNQEFMKELQRNRDFLIALEIDRQRCEKTQCGHSSACTENSTEGDNCDSASEEACSSVSDDALFLEKLKHMRKSTRKKLFEIARSFSEKTRRKKSKKRVLPKHQSLGSATSTVNLLEEVEGPPLERKGRSQRK, encoded by the exons ATGATGACCAGTCTTTTCCGCCGGAGTAACGCGAACAGTAACCAGGCCAGCGGTACGCGAGGGGGCGATGCTGCCTCAGGAGAGCTCAATAACAGGAGGCCTCCACGTCAGGTCCGGCGTTTGGAGTTTAGCCAGGCTATGGATGACTTTAAGACGATGTTCCCCAGCATGGAGCATGAGGTTATCGAGTGTGTCTTGAGGGCCAACCATGGTGCTGTCGACTCCACAATTGACCAGCTACTGCAGATGAGCTTGGACAGCCAGGCCACAGATGACAGCTCAGATTCTGAGGACAGCATCCCTCCAGAG ATCCTGGGGAGAACGCTTGAGCCGGACAGCTCAGATGAGGAGCCTCCACCCATCTACGCGCCACCCTCCTATGACATGCACATCTTTGACAGAAAACATCCTGCAGATGTTCCATCCACACCACCACCCAG GTTCAATGATTATCCACCTCCTGGGCATCAGCAGGTCGGCAGATACAGGAACTGGAATCCACCGTTACTAGGCAACCTCCCTGATGACTTCCTGCGTATCCTGCCTCAGCAGTCAGAAACTCTTCAG CGTTCTCAGAGCAACCTGTCTCagccttcctcctcctcctcttcctccctgtCGTCCCTGACGCAGCTTTCATCCAGCAGCAGTGCCCTGTCAGGTGGTGTTTGGTCATCTGAACAGGACAGGAAGTTGAAACAGTACTTAGAGGATGAGCGAATAGCCCTTTTCCTGCAGAATCAGGAGTTCATGAAAGAGCTACAGCGTAACAGAGACTTCCTCATAGCTTTGGAGATAg ATCGTCAGAGGTGTGAGAAAACACAGTGTGGTCATTCATCTGCTTGCACGGAGAATTCCACCGAAG GTGATAATTGTGACTCGGCGTCTGAAGAGGCCTGTTCATCAGTCTCTGATGATGCCCTATTCCTGGAGAAACTCAAGCACATGCGCAAAT CTACAAGGAAGAAGCTCTTTGAAATTGCTAGATCATTCTCGGAGAAGACTAGAAGAAAGAAGTCCAAAAAGCGAGTTCTGCCCAAACACCAGTC TCTGGGCTCTGCAACCTCCACCGTCAATCTCCTGGAAGAAGTAGAGGGTCCGCCATTGG AGAGGAAGGGGAGGAGTCAAAGGAAGTGA
- the cuedc1a gene encoding CUE domain-containing protein 1a isoform X2 has product MMTSLFRRSNANSNQASGTRGGDAASGELNNRRPPRQVRRLEFSQAMDDFKTMFPSMEHEVIECVLRANHGAVDSTIDQLLQMSLDSQATDDSSDSEDSIPPEILGRTLEPDSSDEEPPPIYAPPSYDMHIFDRKHPADVPSTPPPRFNDYPPPGHQQVGRYRNWNPPLLGNLPDDFLRILPQQSETLQRSQSNLSQPSSSSSSSLSSLTQLSSSSSALSGGVWSSEQDRKLKQYLEDERIALFLQNQEFMKELQRNRDFLIALEIDRQRCEKTQCGHSSACTENSTEGDNCDSASEEACSSVSDDALFLEKLKHMRKSTRKKLFEIARSFSEKTRRKKSKKRVLPKHQSYPHISSPDSRCLQFAPILGSATSTVNLLEEVEGPPLERKGRSQRK; this is encoded by the exons ATGATGACCAGTCTTTTCCGCCGGAGTAACGCGAACAGTAACCAGGCCAGCGGTACGCGAGGGGGCGATGCTGCCTCAGGAGAGCTCAATAACAGGAGGCCTCCACGTCAGGTCCGGCGTTTGGAGTTTAGCCAGGCTATGGATGACTTTAAGACGATGTTCCCCAGCATGGAGCATGAGGTTATCGAGTGTGTCTTGAGGGCCAACCATGGTGCTGTCGACTCCACAATTGACCAGCTACTGCAGATGAGCTTGGACAGCCAGGCCACAGATGACAGCTCAGATTCTGAGGACAGCATCCCTCCAGAG ATCCTGGGGAGAACGCTTGAGCCGGACAGCTCAGATGAGGAGCCTCCACCCATCTACGCGCCACCCTCCTATGACATGCACATCTTTGACAGAAAACATCCTGCAGATGTTCCATCCACACCACCACCCAG GTTCAATGATTATCCACCTCCTGGGCATCAGCAGGTCGGCAGATACAGGAACTGGAATCCACCGTTACTAGGCAACCTCCCTGATGACTTCCTGCGTATCCTGCCTCAGCAGTCAGAAACTCTTCAG CGTTCTCAGAGCAACCTGTCTCagccttcctcctcctcctcttcctccctgtCGTCCCTGACGCAGCTTTCATCCAGCAGCAGTGCCCTGTCAGGTGGTGTTTGGTCATCTGAACAGGACAGGAAGTTGAAACAGTACTTAGAGGATGAGCGAATAGCCCTTTTCCTGCAGAATCAGGAGTTCATGAAAGAGCTACAGCGTAACAGAGACTTCCTCATAGCTTTGGAGATAg ATCGTCAGAGGTGTGAGAAAACACAGTGTGGTCATTCATCTGCTTGCACGGAGAATTCCACCGAAG GTGATAATTGTGACTCGGCGTCTGAAGAGGCCTGTTCATCAGTCTCTGATGATGCCCTATTCCTGGAGAAACTCAAGCACATGCGCAAAT CTACAAGGAAGAAGCTCTTTGAAATTGCTAGATCATTCTCGGAGAAGACTAGAAGAAAGAAGTCCAAAAAGCGAGTTCTGCCCAAACACCAGTCATATCCTCACATCTCCAGCCCTGACAGTCGCTGCCTGCAGTTTGcacctat TCTGGGCTCTGCAACCTCCACCGTCAATCTCCTGGAAGAAGTAGAGGGTCCGCCATTGG AGAGGAAGGGGAGGAGTCAAAGGAAGTGA
- the cuedc1a gene encoding CUE domain-containing protein 1a isoform X3, with the protein MMTSLFRRSNANSNQASGTRGGDAASGELNNRRPPRQVRRLEFSQAMDDFKTMFPSMEHEVIECVLRANHGAVDSTIDQLLQMSLDSQATDDSSDSEDSIPPEILGRTLEPDSSDEEPPPIYAPPSYDMHIFDRKHPADVPSTPPPRFNDYPPPGHQQVGRYRNWNPPLLGNLPDDFLRILPQQSETLQRSQSNLSQPSSSSSSSLSSLTQLSSSSSALSGGVWSSEQDRKLKQYLEDERIALFLQNQEFMKELQRNRDFLIALEIDRQRCEKTQCGHSSACTENSTEGDNCDSASEEACSSVSDDALFLEKLKHMRKSTRKKLFEIARSFSEKTRRKKSKKRVLPKHQSLGSATSTVNLLEEVEGPPLGREEGEESKEVM; encoded by the exons ATGATGACCAGTCTTTTCCGCCGGAGTAACGCGAACAGTAACCAGGCCAGCGGTACGCGAGGGGGCGATGCTGCCTCAGGAGAGCTCAATAACAGGAGGCCTCCACGTCAGGTCCGGCGTTTGGAGTTTAGCCAGGCTATGGATGACTTTAAGACGATGTTCCCCAGCATGGAGCATGAGGTTATCGAGTGTGTCTTGAGGGCCAACCATGGTGCTGTCGACTCCACAATTGACCAGCTACTGCAGATGAGCTTGGACAGCCAGGCCACAGATGACAGCTCAGATTCTGAGGACAGCATCCCTCCAGAG ATCCTGGGGAGAACGCTTGAGCCGGACAGCTCAGATGAGGAGCCTCCACCCATCTACGCGCCACCCTCCTATGACATGCACATCTTTGACAGAAAACATCCTGCAGATGTTCCATCCACACCACCACCCAG GTTCAATGATTATCCACCTCCTGGGCATCAGCAGGTCGGCAGATACAGGAACTGGAATCCACCGTTACTAGGCAACCTCCCTGATGACTTCCTGCGTATCCTGCCTCAGCAGTCAGAAACTCTTCAG CGTTCTCAGAGCAACCTGTCTCagccttcctcctcctcctcttcctccctgtCGTCCCTGACGCAGCTTTCATCCAGCAGCAGTGCCCTGTCAGGTGGTGTTTGGTCATCTGAACAGGACAGGAAGTTGAAACAGTACTTAGAGGATGAGCGAATAGCCCTTTTCCTGCAGAATCAGGAGTTCATGAAAGAGCTACAGCGTAACAGAGACTTCCTCATAGCTTTGGAGATAg ATCGTCAGAGGTGTGAGAAAACACAGTGTGGTCATTCATCTGCTTGCACGGAGAATTCCACCGAAG GTGATAATTGTGACTCGGCGTCTGAAGAGGCCTGTTCATCAGTCTCTGATGATGCCCTATTCCTGGAGAAACTCAAGCACATGCGCAAAT CTACAAGGAAGAAGCTCTTTGAAATTGCTAGATCATTCTCGGAGAAGACTAGAAGAAAGAAGTCCAAAAAGCGAGTTCTGCCCAAACACCAGTC TCTGGGCTCTGCAACCTCCACCGTCAATCTCCTGGAAGAAGTAGAGGGTCCGCCATTGG GAAGAGAGGAAGGGGAGGAGTCAAAGGAAGTGATGTAA